A portion of the Hyalangium minutum genome contains these proteins:
- a CDS encoding anti-sigma factor family protein translates to MRSWLPAWIDGERTPLSPEDFERHLAECADCVRAARDQRGFLRTVSSAYVPAPVPPSLQASIHRKVSWRRVFSQRVAPLVAAGAMAAAIALVVITALRPTPVQAASLAEASAWAHEGLASGALPLDVAASNAAELSQWLTERVGFTVVLPKLEDSTLVFNGARVVQLEEGSAAVVSFQRSGECVSLGIAPRHAAGSPANAPRTELFRNMKFTTSTLRGLHVITWSEGALSYALVSSVPSTGRASCAVCHGANSGLKSVEDFHGMR, encoded by the coding sequence GTGAGGAGCTGGCTCCCGGCGTGGATCGACGGCGAGCGCACACCGCTCTCACCCGAGGACTTCGAGCGGCACCTGGCCGAGTGCGCCGACTGCGTCCGGGCAGCGCGAGACCAGCGGGGGTTCCTGCGAACGGTGTCCAGCGCCTACGTGCCCGCGCCGGTGCCTCCCTCGCTCCAGGCGTCCATCCACCGCAAGGTGAGCTGGCGGCGCGTGTTCTCGCAGCGGGTGGCGCCGCTGGTCGCGGCGGGGGCCATGGCGGCGGCCATCGCGCTCGTCGTCATCACCGCGCTCCGCCCTACCCCGGTGCAAGCCGCCTCGCTGGCCGAAGCCTCGGCGTGGGCCCACGAGGGCCTGGCCTCCGGGGCGCTGCCCTTGGACGTGGCGGCGAGCAACGCGGCGGAGCTGTCCCAGTGGCTCACGGAGCGCGTGGGCTTCACCGTGGTGCTCCCGAAGTTGGAGGACTCCACGCTCGTCTTCAACGGCGCCCGGGTGGTTCAACTGGAGGAGGGCTCGGCCGCCGTCGTGAGCTTCCAGCGCAGCGGCGAGTGCGTGAGCCTGGGCATTGCTCCTCGGCATGCCGCGGGCAGCCCGGCGAATGCGCCCCGGACGGAGCTGTTCCGCAACATGAAGTTCACTACCAGCACTCTCCGGGGCCTCCACGTCATCACCTGGAGCGAGGGCGCGCTGAGCTACGCGCTGGTGTCGAGCGTCCCCTCCACGGGCCGGGCCTCCTGCGCCGTCTGTCACGGGGCGAACTCGGGCCTGAAGAGCGTCGAGGATTTCCACGGGATGCGCTAA
- a CDS encoding YbaY family lipoprotein: MTRRIPTLAGWLTALALTACASTSPSTPGESMDSTAQPTTGTEVTAGPSTPATPPPPPSDPAPGALTQVTGSVMYRERIALTPDAVLSVEVAELTPEGKPGTIISQQVVKGPGQVPIPFSVAINPQRIRAEAAYVVNARITDGARTFSTTTPIPVLTQGSRSSDVQVLLRSGN; the protein is encoded by the coding sequence ATGACCCGCCGCATCCCCACGCTCGCAGGCTGGCTCACTGCACTCGCGCTGACGGCGTGTGCCTCGACTTCGCCGTCGACCCCGGGAGAGAGCATGGACTCGACCGCCCAGCCCACCACCGGCACCGAGGTGACAGCAGGCCCCTCGACCCCGGCAACGCCTCCGCCTCCGCCTTCGGACCCGGCGCCCGGCGCGTTGACCCAGGTGACGGGATCCGTGATGTACCGCGAGCGCATCGCCCTCACGCCGGACGCTGTGCTTTCCGTCGAAGTGGCGGAGCTGACGCCTGAGGGCAAGCCCGGGACCATCATCAGCCAGCAGGTCGTCAAGGGGCCCGGCCAGGTACCCATCCCCTTCTCGGTGGCCATCAACCCCCAGCGCATCCGCGCGGAGGCCGCCTACGTGGTGAACGCTCGCATCACGGACGGCGCGCGGACCTTCTCGACGACCACGCCCATCCCCGTCCTCACCCAGGGCAGCCGGAGCAGCGACGTTCAGGTGCTCCTGCGCTCCGGCAACTGA